The following coding sequences are from one Streptomyces sp. NBC_01232 window:
- a CDS encoding Hsp20/alpha crystallin family protein, with the protein MPGTHPERRRSPFPDVRDWFGTDFPRFPLWRTPFDTHPIAIEVTNKDGQYTLRAELPGMDPDKDIQITVEGDTLTVSAEHTESKEEKDHSEFRYGSFQRTVRLPGPIPSDGVEAAYEDGVLTVCVPMPAAPEESRRSIPVKRTTADGKGESS; encoded by the coding sequence ATGCCAGGAACGCACCCGGAGCGCAGGCGCAGCCCGTTCCCCGACGTGAGGGACTGGTTCGGCACCGACTTCCCCCGGTTCCCGCTGTGGCGGACGCCGTTCGACACCCACCCGATCGCGATCGAGGTGACCAACAAGGACGGGCAGTACACGCTGCGTGCCGAACTTCCCGGGATGGACCCCGACAAGGACATCCAGATCACGGTCGAGGGGGACACCCTCACCGTCAGTGCCGAACACACCGAGAGCAAGGAGGAGAAGGATCACTCGGAGTTCCGCTACGGCTCCTTCCAGAGGACCGTGCGCCTGCCCGGGCCGATCCCCTCCGACGGAGTCGAGGCAGCATATGAGGACGGCGTTCTCACCGTGTGCGTGCCGATGCCGGCCGCGCCCGAGGAGTCCAGGCGCAGCATCCCCGTCAAGCGCACCACAGCAGATGGCAAGGGAGAGTCGTCATGA
- a CDS encoding glycoside hydrolase family 65 protein, which produces MNTAWTWTFDRYDPKTERVVEALCTLGNGRFATRGAAPESPADAVHYPGTYAAGCYNWLPSQVAGKQVGNEDMVNLPDWTRVRYRCLPEDGPAGEWLTPDDPSLRHHRAVLDLHAGTLTRRMLFQDGHGRRLGVTHTRLVHMADPYLAAQQSTFRASGWRGTIEIQSVLDGDVTNAGVARYRALDGRHLTGHRTGVGADGIAWLSCETTSLRTRIGIAVRTSSCPLAAVTLSCTEAATVQTFRLPISRGHPVVVLKAAALHSSLDRPAGDPLTSAVEHVTHAPDFATALAGHKAAWEDLWSRGEVKMPGEAGRILRLHAFHVLQTLSPHTAELDVGVPARGLHGEAYRGHVFWDELFVTPYLTLHLPEVARAVLMYRHRRLPAARAAARRAGRPGAMFPWQSASSGHEETQTLHLNPRSGRWLPDHSRLQRHVGSAIAWNVWRYAQTTGDTGFLYGPGAELLMGIARYWGAAADYDTDLERYRIRGVVGPDEYHDAYPGAATPGIDDNAYTNVTAAWVLARALELAAELPRTRMRQLEQQLDVNAEVLNRWEDVSRRLHVPLHGDVISQFEGYGDLAELDWDAYRARYTDIRRLDRILESEDDTVNRYQVSKQADTLMLGYLFRPDELHDIFARLGHRLDDDLWRATVAYYLQRTSHGSTLSSLVHGWVLARHKGPDAWRYCEEALLGDVMDIQGGTTGEGIHLGAMAGTLDLIERGIVGVGVGPDGLRIDPVPLREVPRCSFTVDCLGHRAIHIRFLPGKLGIEVPSSRTAPPLPLCLPGGVTADLPAGRQRWFRMEAG; this is translated from the coding sequence GTGAACACCGCGTGGACCTGGACTTTCGACCGCTACGACCCGAAGACGGAGCGGGTCGTCGAGGCCCTGTGCACGCTGGGAAACGGCCGGTTCGCCACGCGCGGAGCCGCCCCCGAATCACCCGCCGACGCCGTGCACTATCCCGGCACCTATGCGGCGGGCTGCTACAACTGGCTCCCCTCGCAGGTCGCCGGCAAACAGGTCGGCAACGAAGACATGGTCAACCTCCCCGACTGGACCCGGGTGCGCTACCGCTGCCTGCCGGAGGACGGGCCGGCGGGGGAGTGGCTCACTCCCGACGACCCGAGCCTGCGCCATCACCGCGCCGTGCTGGACCTGCACGCGGGGACCCTCACCCGCCGCATGCTGTTCCAGGACGGCCACGGCCGTCGGCTCGGCGTCACCCACACCCGGCTCGTTCACATGGCGGACCCCTACCTCGCCGCTCAGCAGAGCACCTTCCGCGCGTCCGGATGGCGCGGAACCATCGAGATCCAGTCCGTACTGGACGGTGACGTCACCAATGCCGGCGTCGCGCGGTACCGGGCCCTCGATGGGCGCCACCTCACGGGCCACCGCACCGGCGTCGGCGCGGACGGCATCGCCTGGCTCTCCTGCGAGACCACATCGCTCCGCACCCGGATCGGCATCGCGGTACGCACATCCTCCTGCCCCCTGGCCGCCGTGACCCTGAGCTGCACGGAGGCAGCGACCGTGCAGACCTTCCGGTTGCCGATCTCCCGCGGACATCCCGTCGTCGTCCTCAAGGCAGCCGCCCTTCACAGCTCGCTGGACCGACCCGCAGGCGATCCGCTCACGTCTGCGGTCGAACACGTCACGCACGCACCGGACTTCGCGACCGCGCTCGCCGGCCACAAGGCCGCCTGGGAAGACCTGTGGAGCCGAGGCGAGGTAAAGATGCCCGGTGAGGCCGGCCGGATCCTCCGCCTCCACGCCTTCCACGTCCTGCAGACCCTCTCCCCGCACACGGCGGAGCTCGACGTCGGCGTACCCGCCAGAGGCCTGCACGGAGAGGCATACCGGGGTCACGTCTTCTGGGACGAGCTGTTCGTCACCCCCTACCTCACCCTGCACCTCCCCGAGGTGGCACGCGCCGTGCTCATGTACCGCCACCGGCGCCTGCCCGCGGCCCGTGCCGCAGCGCGGCGGGCCGGGCGGCCGGGCGCGATGTTCCCCTGGCAGAGCGCCAGTTCGGGGCACGAGGAAACGCAGACGCTGCACCTCAATCCGCGCTCCGGCCGCTGGCTGCCGGACCACTCCCGCCTCCAGCGCCATGTGGGCTCCGCGATCGCCTGGAACGTCTGGCGCTATGCGCAGACCACCGGTGACACCGGCTTCCTGTACGGCCCCGGCGCCGAACTGCTCATGGGTATCGCCCGCTACTGGGGAGCGGCCGCCGACTACGACACCGACCTGGAGCGCTACCGGATCCGCGGGGTCGTGGGCCCGGACGAATATCACGACGCCTACCCCGGGGCCGCGACTCCGGGGATCGACGACAACGCCTATACGAACGTGACCGCCGCATGGGTGCTGGCCCGCGCACTCGAGCTGGCCGCAGAGCTGCCGAGGACGCGCATGCGTCAACTTGAGCAACAACTGGACGTCAATGCAGAGGTGTTGAACCGCTGGGAGGACGTGTCACGCCGTCTCCACGTCCCCTTGCACGGCGATGTCATCAGCCAGTTCGAGGGCTACGGTGATCTGGCCGAGCTGGATTGGGACGCCTATCGCGCTCGGTACACGGACATCCGCCGCCTCGACCGGATCCTGGAGTCCGAGGACGACACGGTGAACCGCTACCAGGTGTCGAAGCAGGCCGACACCCTCATGCTCGGCTACCTCTTCCGCCCCGACGAGCTGCACGACATCTTCGCCCGGCTCGGCCACCGGCTCGACGACGACCTCTGGCGGGCGACCGTCGCGTACTACTTGCAGCGCACGAGCCACGGTTCGACGCTCAGCAGCCTCGTCCACGGCTGGGTCCTGGCCCGCCACAAGGGACCCGACGCCTGGCGGTACTGCGAGGAAGCACTGCTCGGCGACGTGATGGACATCCAGGGCGGCACCACCGGCGAAGGCATCCACCTCGGAGCCATGGCCGGCACCCTCGACCTCATCGAACGGGGCATCGTGGGGGTCGGGGTCGGCCCGGACGGACTGCGCATCGACCCCGTCCCGCTCCGGGAGGTGCCGCGCTGCTCCTTCACCGTCGACTGCCTGGGGCACCGCGCCATTCATATCCGGTTCCTCCCAGGAAAACTGGGCATCGAGGTCCCCTCGTCCCGAACGGCGCCTCCCCTTCCCCTGTGCCTGCCCGGTGGCGTGACTGCGGACCTGCCCGCGGGTCGGCAGAGGTGGTTCCGCATGGAAGCCGGCTGA
- a CDS encoding flavodoxin domain-containing protein: protein MTSKRVLVAYGTKHGATAGIASEIGRTLREDGLDAVVVPADDVDDVRGYDAVVLGGALYAGHWSGKAKRCAERNEDLLKHRPVYLFSSGPVDSSAEQHDIAPVPAVAREMERLGAREHVTFGGSITSNTPGFIARAMVRAGKGGDFRNPERIRTWAHHISAELAAPR from the coding sequence ATGACTTCCAAGCGCGTCCTGGTCGCCTACGGCACCAAGCACGGTGCGACCGCCGGAATCGCTTCCGAGATCGGCAGGACCCTGCGTGAGGACGGCCTCGACGCCGTCGTGGTCCCCGCCGACGACGTGGACGACGTACGCGGCTATGACGCCGTGGTGCTCGGAGGCGCCCTGTACGCCGGGCACTGGAGCGGCAAGGCCAAGCGCTGCGCCGAACGCAACGAGGACCTCCTCAAGCATCGTCCGGTCTACCTGTTCAGCAGCGGCCCCGTCGACAGTTCCGCCGAGCAGCACGACATCGCGCCGGTCCCGGCGGTGGCCCGGGAGATGGAGCGCCTCGGCGCACGCGAGCACGTCACTTTCGGCGGCAGCATTACCTCCAATACGCCCGGGTTCATCGCCCGAGCCATGGTCCGTGCGGGCAAGGGCGGGGACTTCCGCAATCCCGAGCGGATCCGGACATGGGCCCACCACATCAGCGCCGAACTCGCCGCTCCCCGCTGA
- a CDS encoding universal stress protein, which produces MKNSVSGSELGSVIVGVDGSEPARQAALWAAAEAERRGRPLHIVYGADTDGRALYVSAETIERVRVAGRELLDETAAAVNEQHPGLGATTEFSRGDPVASLHRAAGLRGTIVVGNRGLGGFNSLMLGSVGLKVAAGAKTPVIIVRETGGGAESGTVLAGVRDEHDLDCVRHAAREAELRKAELRLLHVWNVLESVGSVVTMMDDVTEIADEYVRHLTAVTEQIRQEFPDLTVRADAEKSVSVAGVLVEASRHADLLVMGGRRASAYLGPTLGRHTHSLVHHSHCPVLLIPRHTDKHGDES; this is translated from the coding sequence ATGAAGAACAGTGTCAGCGGTTCGGAACTCGGCTCCGTCATCGTCGGCGTCGACGGCTCCGAGCCCGCCCGTCAGGCCGCGCTCTGGGCAGCGGCAGAGGCCGAGCGTCGCGGGCGTCCGCTGCACATCGTGTACGGCGCCGACACGGACGGCCGGGCCCTCTACGTGTCCGCAGAGACCATCGAGCGCGTCCGCGTCGCCGGCCGTGAACTGCTCGACGAAACTGCCGCCGCGGTCAATGAACAGCACCCCGGCCTGGGCGCCACCACAGAATTCAGTCGTGGCGACCCCGTGGCCAGCCTGCACCGGGCTGCCGGACTTCGCGGCACCATCGTGGTCGGCAACCGGGGTCTGGGCGGATTCAACTCGCTCATGCTCGGATCCGTGGGCCTGAAGGTCGCGGCCGGCGCGAAGACGCCGGTCATCATCGTCAGAGAAACCGGCGGCGGCGCCGAGAGCGGGACGGTGCTCGCCGGGGTCCGTGACGAGCACGACCTGGACTGCGTCCGTCACGCGGCGCGGGAGGCCGAGCTCCGCAAGGCCGAGCTGCGGCTGCTCCACGTGTGGAACGTGCTCGAGTCCGTCGGCAGCGTGGTGACCATGATGGACGACGTCACGGAGATCGCCGACGAGTACGTCCGGCACCTGACCGCGGTGACCGAGCAGATCCGCCAGGAGTTCCCGGACCTCACCGTGCGGGCGGACGCCGAGAAGAGCGTGTCCGTCGCCGGTGTCCTGGTCGAGGCCTCCCGACACGCCGACCTGCTGGTCATGGGCGGACGGCGGGCGTCCGCGTACCTGGGACCCACCCTCGGTCGGCACACCCACAGCCTCGTGCACCACTCCCACTGCCCTGTGCTGCTCATCCCGCGCCACACGGACAAGCACGGAGACGAATCGTGA
- the ppsA gene encoding phosphoenolpyruvate synthase, which produces MASTRHVIPFAELGRQDVGSVGGKNASLGEMTAHLAGAGVRVPPGFATTADAYGELLDGHGLRGRIEEQIVRLREGAALDEVGAAIRSMTLAEPLPPGLRAEIVSAYEQLGRDEGRTDPEVAVRSSATAEDLPEASFAGQQETYLNVRGTARLLESVHRCYASLYTDRAIDYRERMGFDHLQVALSVGVQTMVRSDLAGAGVIFTLDPESGFPEVIVISAAFGLGETVVSGQVDPDEYTVFKPSLEDPELDPLIDVRVGAKRRKAVYAEHGLTRTVDTTPEERSQRVLTDTEVRLLADWALTVEGHYGCPMDLEWAKDGLTGDLWIVQARPETVQSRRAASTLRRCRLTATPGTPLVDGTAVGEAIGSGPVVVLDTPVDLDRFPAGGVLVTGITDPDWEPIMKRASAIVTDHGGRTSHAAIVSRELGVPAVVGTGRATHVLPDGQKVTVSCAEGGRGKVYDGLLAYEETETDLAGIPATRTHVMLNLADPSAAFRWWRLPADGVGLARLEFIVAHQVKVHPMALLHPERLDHAPTAAPSINSPRATSTAPATSRTAWRTASPGSPPPAGPPPSSYGPATSRPTSTHASSAAVRSSRSRPTR; this is translated from the coding sequence ATGGCAAGCACACGGCACGTCATTCCGTTCGCGGAACTCGGCCGACAGGACGTCGGGAGTGTCGGGGGCAAGAACGCCTCCCTGGGGGAGATGACCGCCCACCTGGCCGGTGCCGGTGTGCGCGTCCCCCCGGGGTTCGCCACGACGGCCGACGCGTACGGAGAGCTGCTCGACGGACACGGACTGCGCGGGCGGATCGAGGAACAGATCGTGCGCCTGCGCGAAGGCGCCGCGCTCGACGAGGTCGGGGCCGCGATCCGGTCGATGACCCTCGCCGAGCCGCTGCCCCCAGGGCTGCGGGCCGAGATCGTCTCCGCGTACGAGCAGCTGGGGCGCGACGAAGGACGCACGGACCCGGAGGTCGCCGTGCGCAGCAGTGCCACCGCCGAGGACCTGCCGGAGGCGAGCTTCGCCGGCCAGCAGGAGACGTACCTGAACGTGCGCGGGACCGCCCGGCTGCTGGAGTCGGTGCACCGCTGCTACGCGTCCCTCTACACCGACCGCGCCATCGACTACCGGGAGCGGATGGGCTTCGACCACCTCCAGGTCGCCCTGTCCGTCGGCGTCCAGACCATGGTCCGCTCGGACCTGGCCGGCGCCGGCGTGATCTTCACCCTCGACCCCGAGAGCGGATTCCCCGAGGTCATCGTCATCAGCGCGGCGTTCGGGCTCGGTGAGACAGTCGTCAGCGGGCAGGTCGACCCCGACGAGTACACCGTCTTCAAGCCCAGCCTGGAGGACCCGGAGCTGGACCCGCTGATCGACGTACGCGTCGGAGCGAAGCGGCGGAAGGCGGTCTACGCGGAGCACGGACTGACCCGGACCGTCGACACCACCCCCGAGGAGCGCTCGCAACGGGTCCTGACCGACACCGAGGTCCGGCTCCTCGCCGACTGGGCACTGACCGTCGAAGGGCACTACGGCTGCCCCATGGACCTGGAATGGGCCAAGGACGGCCTCACCGGAGACCTGTGGATCGTCCAGGCCCGGCCCGAGACCGTACAGTCCCGCCGCGCCGCCTCCACCCTGCGCCGCTGCCGCCTGACGGCCACGCCCGGTACGCCTCTCGTGGACGGCACCGCCGTGGGCGAAGCCATCGGCAGCGGACCGGTCGTCGTTCTGGACACTCCCGTCGACCTCGACCGCTTCCCGGCCGGCGGGGTGCTCGTCACCGGCATCACCGACCCGGACTGGGAACCGATCATGAAGCGTGCCTCCGCCATCGTCACCGACCACGGCGGCCGCACCTCGCACGCAGCGATCGTCAGCCGCGAACTCGGCGTCCCCGCCGTCGTCGGCACCGGGCGGGCGACCCACGTCCTGCCCGACGGACAGAAGGTGACCGTCTCCTGCGCCGAAGGCGGACGCGGCAAGGTCTACGACGGGCTGCTCGCCTACGAGGAGACCGAGACCGACCTCGCCGGCATTCCCGCAACCCGGACGCACGTCATGCTCAACCTCGCCGACCCCTCCGCCGCCTTCCGGTGGTGGCGCCTGCCGGCCGACGGTGTCGGCCTGGCCCGGCTGGAGTTCATCGTGGCGCACCAGGTCAAGGTCCACCCCATGGCCCTGCTGCACCCCGAACGCCTGGACCACGCGCCGACCGCTGCGCCGTCGATCAACTCACCGAGGGCTACCTCGACCGCACCCGCTACTTCACGGACCGCCTGGCGTACGGCATCGCCCGGATCGCCGCCTCCCGCTGGCCCGCCCCCGTCGTCGTACGGACCAGCGACTTCAAGACCAACGAGTACGCACGCCTCCTCGGCGGCCGTCCGTTCGAGCCGGTCGAGGCCAACCCGATGA
- a CDS encoding putative PEP-binding protein encodes MAASRWPAPVVVRTSDFKTNEYARLLGGRPFEPVEANPMIGWRGASRYYSDGYREGFALECRALRRVRDEMGLTNVIVMIPFCRTLEEADRVLEVMGEEGLRRGENGLKAYVMAEIPANVILAEDFAERFDGFSIGSNDLTQLTLGVDRDSEALARVFDETNPAVTRSIETLVPRAQSAGRTVGLCGQRPSDDPAFTEFLVKTGIDSISVAPDSFAAVKQHVAAAELARYGEGRTAPSGTRWPQAEQPSPSRQ; translated from the coding sequence ATCGCCGCCTCCCGCTGGCCCGCCCCCGTCGTCGTACGGACCAGCGACTTCAAGACCAACGAGTACGCACGCCTCCTCGGCGGCCGTCCGTTCGAGCCGGTCGAGGCCAACCCGATGATCGGCTGGCGGGGTGCGAGCCGCTACTACAGCGACGGATACCGGGAAGGATTCGCTCTCGAATGCCGGGCGCTGCGCCGGGTCCGCGACGAGATGGGCCTGACGAACGTGATCGTCATGATCCCCTTCTGCCGCACCCTCGAAGAGGCCGACCGGGTCCTGGAGGTCATGGGCGAGGAAGGCCTCAGACGAGGGGAGAACGGGCTGAAGGCGTACGTCATGGCGGAGATCCCCGCCAACGTCATCCTGGCCGAGGACTTCGCCGAACGCTTCGACGGCTTCTCCATCGGCAGCAACGACCTCACCCAGCTCACCCTGGGCGTCGACCGCGACTCCGAAGCCCTCGCCCGCGTCTTCGACGAGACCAACCCGGCCGTCACCCGCAGCATCGAGACCCTCGTCCCGCGCGCCCAGTCCGCCGGCCGCACGGTCGGTCTGTGCGGCCAGCGGCCCAGCGACGACCCCGCCTTCACCGAGTTCCTGGTCAAGACTGGCATCGACTCCATCTCCGTCGCCCCGGACAGCTTCGCCGCGGTCAAGCAGCACGTGGCCGCCGCCGAACTGGCCCGGTACGGGGAGGGCCGAACGGCCCCATCCGGGACCCGATGGCCCCAAGCGGAGCAGCCGTCCCCCTCGCGACAGTGA
- a CDS encoding Rv1733c family protein, protein MRRLFGGRPNELRRPVDRTRRRWKVVFVLSFLIALLCGVVVTTAVWDSESRTASETARHRHRIEATTVGSAERAVSSRGSGSLRVVAPAVWEYPAAHQHSDTISVPFGTPADRTVAIWVDDAGREAQAPSSEAHRALTAAAAGAGAFGLLALASGAVIRLRLHLVETRSLAQWEHEWEAVEPRWSGRLRREQGPGDD, encoded by the coding sequence GTGCGTCGGCTGTTCGGCGGACGTCCGAACGAGCTGCGTCGGCCGGTCGACCGGACCCGGCGCCGCTGGAAAGTCGTCTTCGTACTGTCCTTCCTGATCGCCTTGCTCTGCGGCGTCGTCGTCACGACGGCCGTCTGGGACTCCGAAAGCCGGACCGCCAGCGAGACGGCCCGTCACCGGCACCGGATCGAGGCGACGACGGTCGGCTCCGCGGAGCGCGCGGTCTCCAGCCGTGGCAGCGGCAGCTTGCGGGTGGTCGCTCCAGCCGTCTGGGAGTACCCGGCCGCTCACCAGCACTCTGACACGATCTCCGTCCCGTTCGGCACTCCGGCAGACCGGACGGTCGCGATCTGGGTCGATGACGCGGGCAGGGAAGCGCAGGCGCCTTCGTCCGAAGCTCACCGCGCGCTCACGGCCGCAGCGGCGGGAGCCGGAGCTTTCGGACTGCTCGCCCTTGCCTCGGGAGCAGTGATCCGTCTTCGCCTTCACCTCGTCGAGACCCGCAGCCTGGCCCAGTGGGAGCACGAGTGGGAGGCCGTGGAGCCGCGCTGGTCCGGCAGGTTGAGGCGCGAACAGGGGCCCGGCGATGACTGA
- a CDS encoding DUF1876 domain-containing protein — protein MTHTAEWKVRLYLFEEDHTTKARLELDTGTNRLTGHGTARCAPQDADVPEIGDELAVARAMEDLALQMKRAAYGDMQAAGVPSLQESLKPYSGWLDTEV, from the coding sequence ATGACTCACACCGCAGAATGGAAGGTCCGTCTCTACCTCTTCGAGGAGGACCACACGACCAAGGCCCGCCTGGAGCTCGACACGGGCACGAACAGGCTCACAGGTCACGGCACCGCCCGCTGCGCACCCCAGGACGCCGACGTCCCGGAGATCGGCGACGAACTCGCGGTCGCTCGCGCCATGGAGGATCTCGCCCTCCAGATGAAGCGAGCCGCCTACGGTGACATGCAGGCCGCCGGCGTCCCGTCCCTTCAGGAGTCCCTCAAACCGTACTCAGGGTGGCTGGACACCGAAGTCTGA
- a CDS encoding cation-translocating P-type ATPase, translating to MTEAGTRPPSPANGLPPSPDPLEPLPLLRRELHTGSSGLSAREAARRLAVYGPNEVRRKARTSLGRELVRQLVHPLALLLWAAAALAFVAGIPVLGWAIIAVVLVNAAFALVQERQAEQAVETLAKYLPEHALVIRDGRPSAVEARELVPGDLVVLEEGAKVPADARLTEGGIEVDLSMLTGESTPAERIAGPGLVGAPLLQEPNLVFSGTVCTGGQAQAIVFATGDHTELGRIAALSQRTRRDPSPLEQQVKKVAWLIAAVAVAMGGVFLAAGVAVGLPLRDTLMFAIGLLVANVPEGLLPTITLALAVGVRVLARQGAVIKRLSAVETLGSTNVICTDKTGTLTQNRMRLQAVWTPEHGREPGPWGGELLRTSALCTTVTRDEEGVLRGDPTETALVEGAAARAAPVDLDGRDTGRRALFRFDPRLRLMSVVQADGLQGLRVIVKGAPETVLQTLEGSSQSAAAAAEELAHEGMRVLAVAVRTLPAGAEVPSRRQDAETGLRLLGLVGLYDPPRPEVAAAVRRCHEAGLRVHIVTGDNGATAAAVAREVGIGLPRLQVVAQSESIGDHELDALLAPSDAEVVFARSSPETKLKVADALRAHGQIVAMTGDGVNDAPALHRAHIGVAMGLSGTDVAREASTMVLTDDNFATIVTAIESGRRVYDNVRKFIVYIFAHLTPEVVPFLVFALSAGTVPLPLTVLQILAIDLGTETLPALALGRERAEPGTMSRPPRPSSQGVISRDMLIRSWGYLGTVSAVLVMGAFFYVLWRAGWHPGDPTGTGSPLHHAYVTATTATFAGIVTCQVGTAFAARTDHAALRDIGLFTNPLLLAGIAFELVFTAALVYAPPLQGLFGTAALPLDVVALIATFPVIVWGTDELRRWVRRTHRHTTP from the coding sequence ATGACTGAGGCAGGCACCCGGCCCCCGTCCCCCGCCAACGGGCTGCCCCCGAGCCCTGACCCGCTGGAGCCTCTGCCGCTGCTGCGCCGTGAACTCCATACCGGCTCGAGTGGACTCTCCGCACGCGAGGCGGCCCGCCGCCTTGCCGTCTACGGCCCCAACGAGGTCCGCCGCAAGGCCCGTACCTCCCTGGGGCGTGAACTCGTACGGCAGTTGGTCCATCCCCTGGCCCTGCTGCTGTGGGCGGCTGCGGCGCTGGCGTTCGTCGCCGGCATTCCCGTGCTCGGATGGGCGATCATCGCCGTGGTTCTCGTCAATGCGGCGTTCGCGCTCGTCCAGGAGCGGCAGGCCGAGCAGGCGGTGGAGACTCTCGCGAAGTACCTGCCCGAGCACGCCCTGGTGATCCGCGATGGCCGGCCCTCGGCGGTGGAGGCAAGAGAACTGGTGCCGGGTGATCTGGTCGTTCTCGAAGAGGGCGCCAAGGTTCCTGCCGACGCACGGCTGACCGAGGGAGGCATCGAGGTCGACCTTTCGATGCTGACGGGGGAGTCCACCCCCGCCGAACGTATCGCCGGCCCCGGACTCGTCGGAGCACCGCTGCTACAGGAACCCAACCTCGTGTTCAGCGGCACCGTCTGTACCGGGGGCCAGGCCCAGGCGATCGTTTTCGCCACCGGAGACCACACGGAACTCGGCCGTATCGCCGCACTGAGTCAGCGCACCCGGCGTGACCCCAGCCCCTTGGAACAGCAGGTCAAGAAGGTTGCCTGGCTCATCGCTGCGGTAGCGGTCGCCATGGGCGGCGTGTTCCTGGCGGCCGGTGTCGCCGTGGGCCTGCCGCTGAGGGACACCCTCATGTTCGCGATCGGCCTGCTGGTCGCCAACGTCCCGGAGGGGCTGCTGCCGACCATCACCCTCGCCCTGGCCGTCGGGGTACGCGTCCTCGCCCGCCAAGGGGCGGTGATCAAACGCCTGAGCGCCGTGGAAACGCTCGGCTCCACCAACGTCATCTGCACCGACAAGACCGGAACGCTCACCCAGAACCGCATGCGACTCCAAGCCGTGTGGACGCCGGAGCACGGAAGGGAGCCCGGCCCCTGGGGCGGAGAGCTGCTGCGGACCAGCGCGCTGTGCACGACGGTCACCCGGGACGAGGAAGGCGTACTTCGCGGCGACCCGACGGAGACGGCTCTGGTGGAAGGTGCCGCTGCCCGCGCCGCTCCCGTCGACCTCGACGGCCGTGACACCGGGCGCCGGGCCCTCTTCCGCTTCGACCCCAGGCTGCGTCTGATGTCCGTCGTCCAAGCCGATGGCTTGCAGGGTCTGCGCGTCATCGTCAAGGGCGCGCCGGAGACAGTGCTGCAAACCCTGGAAGGCAGTTCGCAGTCCGCGGCCGCTGCGGCGGAGGAACTCGCCCACGAAGGCATGCGCGTCTTGGCGGTCGCCGTCCGAACACTGCCGGCCGGTGCCGAGGTGCCGAGTCGTCGCCAGGACGCGGAGACCGGGCTCCGCCTGCTCGGGCTCGTCGGCCTGTACGACCCACCGCGTCCCGAAGTCGCCGCTGCCGTCCGGCGCTGCCACGAGGCAGGGCTCCGCGTGCACATCGTGACCGGTGACAACGGCGCCACCGCCGCGGCCGTCGCACGCGAAGTCGGCATAGGCCTACCTCGTCTGCAGGTGGTGGCGCAGTCCGAGTCGATCGGCGACCACGAACTCGACGCACTCCTCGCACCGTCGGACGCCGAAGTCGTCTTCGCCCGCTCCTCACCCGAGACCAAGCTGAAGGTGGCCGACGCCCTGCGCGCCCACGGGCAGATCGTCGCCATGACCGGTGACGGGGTCAATGACGCCCCCGCCCTGCACCGGGCCCACATCGGAGTGGCGATGGGACTCTCCGGCACGGACGTGGCCCGTGAGGCGTCCACCATGGTGCTGACCGACGACAACTTCGCCACCATCGTCACCGCGATCGAATCCGGCCGCCGCGTCTACGACAACGTCCGCAAGTTCATCGTCTACATCTTCGCCCACCTCACCCCCGAGGTCGTCCCCTTCCTGGTCTTCGCGCTGTCGGCCGGCACGGTCCCGCTCCCGCTGACCGTCCTGCAGATCCTCGCCATCGACCTCGGTACCGAGACCCTCCCCGCCCTCGCTCTCGGCCGCGAACGAGCCGAGCCGGGCACCATGAGCCGCCCGCCCCGCCCGAGCTCGCAAGGAGTCATCTCCCGCGACATGCTCATCCGCAGCTGGGGCTACCTCGGTACCGTCTCCGCAGTCCTGGTCATGGGCGCCTTCTTCTACGTACTGTGGCGCGCGGGCTGGCACCCGGGCGACCCCACCGGCACGGGCAGCCCCCTGCACCACGCGTACGTCACCGCGACCACGGCCACGTTCGCAGGCATCGTCACCTGCCAGGTCGGCACCGCCTTCGCCGCCCGCACCGACCATGCGGCCCTGCGCGACATCGGTCTGTTCACCAACCCCCTGCTCCTGGCGGGCATCGCCTTCGAGCTCGTCTTCACGGCAGCCCTCGTGTACGCGCCGCCCCTGCAAGGCCTGTTCGGTACCGCCGCCCTGCCGCTGGACGTCGTCGCCCTCATCGCGACCTTCCCCGTCATCGTCTGGGGCACCGACGAACTGCGGCGCTGGGTCCGGCGCACTCACCGGCACACGACGCCCTGA